The nucleotide sequence TTTCTGAAAACCTCGCTCTCAACGAGCTTTTAGATCCAGCAACCGGATTACTTTATCGTCGTCAACACATTCGAACTCGTGCTCAGGAAATCGCGGAGCCGATGGGTCTGACGTTTACCAATTGGGATCTTCCTGTCTCCGATTTATCCCAGAGTGATCGTCAGTTGATCAGCATCGCCCGCTCTCTGGTTGGTGAACCGAAGTTGCTGATTTTGGATGAGCCGACTTCCTCGTTAAGTACCCGTGAGACAGATCGACTGTTTGATAAACTCGACCAGTTACGCTCGCAAGGAGTTGCGATTGTCTATGTTTCTCATCGACTCCATGAGATTGAGTTGCTGGCTGACCGTGCTGGTGTGGTTCGAGATGGACTGAAGAGTGCCGATCTGACTCGTCCAGTGAAATCCCAAGATTTGGTTCGTGCGATGGTAGGTGAAATAGATACAACTCCTCACGATCATCTACAGCCTGTTCAAGCAGGAAAAGTTCGACTGGAGTTGAAGGATCTTATTGTGCGTCCAGGAGACCCCGCATTGAGTCTCCAATTGAGGGCGGGGGAAATTGTTGGATTGACAGGTTTGATTGGAGCCGGAAAGTCGGAGTTAGCAGAGATTCTCTATGGCATGCGAGAACCTGTTTCTGGAGAAATTTTACTCGATGGCAAGCCTCTGCAACCCAAATCGATTTCCTCTGCAATCGACAAGGGAGTCCATCTTGTGCCAGAAGATCGCAGCAACAGAGCGGTTATTCCCCAGTTCAGTGTGAATCAAAATCTTTCCCTACCCTTTCTTAGAAGTTTTTGTCAATTTGCGTTGATGCAACCGAGAAAAGAGCAGCAGGAAGCCGATCGGATGGTGCGAGACCTAGGAGTCAAGTGCCAAGGCATACATGCCCTGATTGGTAGTCTCTCAGGGGGTAATCAACAGAAGGTGGTAGTGGCTCGCTGGCTTCAACGAAAATTCCGAGTCCTCTTATTGGATGAGCCTTTTCAAGGTGTGGATATCAAGTCCCGGCATGACATTATTCAATACCTACGAGATCAACTGCATGATGAGGTGGTGCTGGTGCTCGCTGCAGATCTCGATGAAATTCTGGAAGTAGCCGATCGAGTTCTGGTGCTCAATCGGGGACGTCTGATGGGAGAACAAAACCGTAATTCAATTGACCGAACGCAGCTCCTTGACTGGATCTCTACCACCGAAACAAAATTCGCCCATGCCTGAAGCTACAAAAATCGATAAAGGTGAAACTTCCAACAATTGGGATGCCAAGCAATTTGCCATTCGCTATGGATTTTT is from SAR324 cluster bacterium and encodes:
- a CDS encoding sugar ABC transporter ATP-binding protein, which codes for MNPVVEVQQISKSFGATQALRGVSFSFFSGEIFALVGANGAGKSTLIKIICGYYEDYEGEIRIESQRVRFQSPQDSFRQGIRTVHQIIDQGVVPTMSISENLALNELLDPATGLLYRRQHIRTRAQEIAEPMGLTFTNWDLPVSDLSQSDRQLISIARSLVGEPKLLILDEPTSSLSTRETDRLFDKLDQLRSQGVAIVYVSHRLHEIELLADRAGVVRDGLKSADLTRPVKSQDLVRAMVGEIDTTPHDHLQPVQAGKVRLELKDLIVRPGDPALSLQLRAGEIVGLTGLIGAGKSELAEILYGMREPVSGEILLDGKPLQPKSISSAIDKGVHLVPEDRSNRAVIPQFSVNQNLSLPFLRSFCQFALMQPRKEQQEADRMVRDLGVKCQGIHALIGSLSGGNQQKVVVARWLQRKFRVLLLDEPFQGVDIKSRHDIIQYLRDQLHDEVVLVLAADLDEILEVADRVLVLNRGRLMGEQNRNSIDRTQLLDWISTTETKFAHA